Proteins from one Mycobacterium sp. EPa45 genomic window:
- a CDS encoding GAF and ANTAR domain-containing protein has protein sequence MEHSDPRVDDSIPAEPLDGTDAEQAAEIVIEAATRNAMSASQLARLLVDAGRSVTDEDDLLSLLQRVASIAQEAIEGADSTGITIDLGGMTYTAVHTDERTLRIDSEQYDAGEGPCLHASRTRTLVLLDSEEAMGTWPGFATAAREEGINSFLAAPLFTEDQTLGSFNLYGREFHAYDGIDAEILELLTKAVSRAIGDFARYKSARDTAESIQRVLQSRAPIEQAKGVLMAMHGIDADAAFDVLRKQSQQTNVPVRVLAVEFLEQVAGGNGKPN, from the coding sequence ATGGAGCACAGCGACCCGCGCGTCGACGACTCCATCCCGGCCGAGCCGCTGGATGGAACCGACGCTGAGCAGGCGGCCGAAATTGTGATCGAGGCCGCTACCCGCAACGCCATGTCGGCGTCCCAGTTGGCCCGCCTTCTGGTCGACGCCGGTCGCAGCGTCACCGACGAAGACGACCTGTTGTCCTTGCTTCAGCGTGTCGCCTCGATCGCCCAGGAAGCCATCGAGGGTGCCGACTCCACTGGCATCACGATCGACCTCGGTGGGATGACCTATACGGCCGTGCACACCGACGAGCGCACCTTGCGGATCGACAGTGAGCAGTACGACGCCGGCGAAGGCCCCTGCCTGCACGCCTCCCGCACCCGTACCCTCGTGCTGCTGGATTCCGAGGAGGCCATGGGTACCTGGCCGGGCTTCGCCACCGCCGCACGCGAGGAGGGCATCAACAGCTTCCTGGCTGCACCGCTGTTCACCGAGGATCAGACACTCGGGTCGTTCAACTTGTACGGGAGAGAGTTTCACGCCTACGACGGCATCGACGCCGAGATCCTCGAACTGTTGACCAAAGCGGTCTCCCGCGCGATCGGCGACTTCGCCCGGTACAAGTCCGCCCGCGACACCGCGGAGTCGATCCAGCGAGTGCTGCAGAGCCGGGCACCGATCGAGCAGGCCAAGGGTGTGCTGATGGCCATGCACGGCATCGACGCCGACGCGGCGTTCGACGTGCTGCGCAAGCAAAGCCAGCAGACGAATGTCCCGGTTCGCGTTCTGGCCGTCGAGTTCTTGGAGCAGGTGGCCGGCGGCAACGGCAAACCGAACTAG
- a CDS encoding virulence factor Mce family protein, producing MTPHRAATLGALLIIVAVSSGCGIHNWQGLNSLPLPGTRGGGPGSFLIQAEMPDVNNIQPNSRVRVGDATVGHITKIELEGWHALVTMQLDRDVNLPANATATIGLTSILGSQHIELSAPGDEPPRGRLHDGSRIPLSHAGSFPTVEQTLAAVSTVLNGGGLAQVQDITEAFSTAFRGREQDLRSLIDELNRFAGNVNDQTNDIIAATDSLNRLTGTLAANRPVLDQALKTVPEALAVLNSERDNLVQAADQLGKFSDLVISSVGQSKEDLIHELEDIGPVLESLANAGPSMTRALSLIPTFPFPNETIEKWQRGDYANMTAVVDLTLSRIDQGLFTGTRWEGNLTELEMQWGRTIGQFPSPYTKSNPLVVPYNFDQGP from the coding sequence ATGACGCCGCACCGCGCGGCGACCCTCGGGGCGCTGCTCATCATCGTGGCCGTATCGTCCGGCTGCGGCATCCACAACTGGCAGGGACTCAACTCGCTGCCGCTGCCCGGTACCCGGGGCGGCGGCCCCGGATCATTCCTGATCCAGGCAGAGATGCCTGATGTCAACAACATTCAGCCCAACTCGCGGGTTCGCGTCGGAGACGCGACGGTCGGGCACATCACCAAAATCGAATTGGAGGGCTGGCATGCGCTGGTCACCATGCAGCTCGATCGCGATGTCAACCTGCCGGCCAACGCGACCGCCACGATCGGACTAACCAGCATCCTCGGTTCACAGCACATCGAGTTGAGCGCACCCGGCGACGAGCCGCCACGTGGCCGGCTGCACGACGGCTCCCGCATCCCGCTGTCCCACGCGGGGTCCTTCCCGACCGTCGAACAGACCTTGGCGGCGGTCTCCACCGTGCTGAACGGCGGTGGGCTGGCACAGGTTCAGGACATCACCGAGGCGTTCAGTACGGCGTTCCGCGGCCGGGAGCAGGACCTGCGCAGCCTCATCGATGAACTGAACAGGTTTGCCGGCAACGTCAACGACCAGACCAACGACATCATCGCCGCGACCGACAGCCTCAACCGGCTCACCGGCACCCTGGCCGCGAATCGGCCGGTGTTGGACCAGGCACTCAAGACGGTGCCCGAGGCGCTCGCGGTGCTGAACAGCGAGCGCGACAACCTCGTGCAGGCGGCCGATCAGCTCGGCAAGTTCAGCGACCTGGTCATCAGTTCGGTCGGGCAGAGCAAAGAGGATCTGATCCACGAGCTCGAAGACATTGGGCCCGTGCTGGAGTCGCTTGCCAATGCCGGTCCGAGTATGACCCGGGCATTGAGCCTGATCCCCACGTTCCCGTTCCCGAACGAGACCATCGAGAAGTGGCAGCGTGGCGATTACGCGAACATGACCGCCGTCGTCGACCTCACGCTGAGCCGGATCGACCAGGGCCTGTTCACCGGGACCCGATGGGAGGGCAACCTGACCGAGCTCGAGATGCAATGGGGCCGCACGATCGGACAATTCCCCAGTCCATACACGAAGAGCAATCCCCTGGTCGTGCCATACAACTTCGACCAGGGCCCCTGA
- a CDS encoding PHB depolymerase family esterase: MSRRLTALVVALLFLFAIPTEQASATGDRPGALTFGGMQRSYVLHVPPGVEHPNALVLNLHGGGQTGRKQAALTKFDAIADQHGWVVAYPDGIDFSWADGRGASTPDRRGVDDVGFLATLIGRLTRDFGIAPGRVFVTGMSAGGFMATRLACDRADLVTAIVPVASTLGDDVHCNPSKPVSVFIVHGTADKVVPYRGGRMVGRGGASTVVSAPTMADRWLAFDRCPPAVATPIVGGKRLAAKGCADGTDVTFVTIDRWGHTWPLPPAATFDASRVSAEFFAAHGA; encoded by the coding sequence GTGAGCCGCCGCCTGACTGCGCTCGTTGTTGCCCTCTTATTCTTGTTCGCCATTCCCACCGAACAGGCCTCGGCGACCGGCGATCGACCCGGCGCGCTGACCTTTGGTGGTATGCAGCGCTCCTATGTGCTGCATGTGCCGCCCGGCGTGGAGCATCCGAATGCACTGGTGCTGAATCTGCATGGCGGCGGACAGACCGGTCGCAAGCAGGCGGCGCTGACCAAATTTGACGCCATCGCCGACCAGCACGGCTGGGTCGTTGCCTATCCGGACGGAATCGATTTCAGTTGGGCCGACGGCCGCGGCGCGTCGACCCCGGACCGCCGAGGAGTGGACGACGTCGGCTTCCTGGCGACGCTGATCGGCCGGCTCACCCGTGACTTCGGCATCGCGCCCGGCCGGGTATTCGTCACCGGTATGTCGGCCGGCGGCTTCATGGCGACCCGTCTGGCGTGCGACCGCGCCGACCTTGTGACCGCGATCGTGCCGGTGGCCTCGACGTTGGGCGACGACGTGCACTGCAATCCGTCCAAGCCCGTCTCGGTGTTCATCGTTCACGGCACCGCCGACAAGGTGGTGCCTTACCGCGGCGGCCGCATGGTCGGTCGTGGCGGGGCCAGCACCGTCGTGTCGGCGCCGACGATGGCGGATCGCTGGCTCGCTTTCGACCGCTGCCCACCGGCGGTGGCCACGCCGATCGTCGGTGGAAAACGCCTTGCCGCCAAGGGTTGTGCTGATGGCACCGACGTCACCTTCGTCACCATCGACCGATGGGGACACACCTGGCCGTTGCCGCCGGCGGCCACGTTCGACGCGTCGCGGGTGAGTGCAGAGTTCTTCGCTGCGCACGGCGCCTGA
- a CDS encoding DUF4185 domain-containing protein, which yields MSPRPHIPSLSLASTLVVGLCAATGVAPPAAADPCEGASAAAQPAANQAFQIPQPSAIAPFDRPIGHKPVGANDQAPLPTLGKLLINALMPNAGQVQKQAAVAPLPKPAPAQPRPAPAAAQPAPSTAPPGTSVVGWVTGPDSPNQTIQKFAITGTDLGIMWDNGDPAHRQVLLAFGDTNGFCMIPGKQWRYNTLMRSTDGSLANTIAVPDGAVGNKYSGSPVWRPGIAKQVINSISGAPQETGIIPTSGVAVGQNQFLNFMSIRSWDNYGAWTTNYSAIATSTDNGETWGVYPGTVRQPSNGNEKFQMGAFLKPGPGDPYIYTFGTPNGRGGSAYVARVAPALIPDLTKYEYWNADSNSWVAGSPAAATPVIPGPVGEMSAQYNNYLKQYLVLYCNGNNDVVMRTAPAPQGPWAPEQMLVSATQIPGGIYAPFLHPWSTGRELFYNLSLWSAYNVMLMHTVLP from the coding sequence GTGTCGCCGCGTCCCCACATCCCGTCGCTGTCGCTGGCATCGACGCTCGTCGTCGGCCTGTGCGCGGCAACCGGTGTCGCGCCGCCGGCGGCGGCCGACCCGTGCGAGGGCGCATCCGCTGCGGCACAACCGGCCGCGAACCAGGCCTTTCAAATTCCGCAGCCGTCGGCCATCGCGCCCTTCGACCGTCCGATCGGGCACAAGCCCGTCGGTGCGAATGACCAAGCGCCGCTGCCGACATTGGGCAAGTTGCTCATCAATGCGCTCATGCCCAACGCCGGGCAGGTGCAGAAGCAGGCCGCGGTCGCACCGTTACCGAAACCCGCACCCGCCCAGCCCCGGCCGGCTCCCGCCGCGGCGCAACCGGCACCCTCGACCGCACCACCGGGCACCTCGGTCGTCGGCTGGGTGACCGGCCCGGACAGCCCCAACCAAACCATTCAGAAGTTCGCGATCACCGGCACCGATCTCGGAATCATGTGGGACAACGGCGATCCCGCTCATCGCCAGGTGCTGCTGGCGTTCGGTGACACCAACGGCTTCTGCATGATCCCCGGCAAGCAGTGGCGCTACAACACCCTGATGCGTAGCACCGACGGTTCGCTGGCCAACACCATCGCAGTGCCTGACGGCGCCGTCGGCAACAAGTATTCCGGGTCGCCGGTGTGGCGGCCCGGCATCGCCAAGCAGGTCATCAACAGCATCAGCGGTGCACCGCAAGAAACGGGCATCATTCCCACCTCCGGTGTCGCCGTCGGCCAGAACCAATTCCTGAACTTCATGTCCATCAGGAGCTGGGACAACTACGGCGCGTGGACCACCAACTACTCGGCGATCGCAACATCGACCGACAACGGCGAGACCTGGGGCGTGTACCCCGGCACAGTCCGTCAACCATCCAACGGCAACGAGAAATTTCAGATGGGGGCCTTCCTCAAGCCCGGCCCCGGTGACCCGTACATCTACACGTTCGGAACGCCCAACGGGCGCGGCGGATCGGCGTACGTGGCGCGGGTTGCCCCGGCGTTGATCCCGGACCTGACGAAGTACGAGTACTGGAATGCCGACAGCAACTCGTGGGTGGCCGGCAGCCCCGCGGCGGCCACCCCCGTGATCCCGGGCCCGGTCGGCGAGATGTCGGCGCAATACAACAACTATCTGAAGCAATATCTGGTGCTCTACTGCAACGGGAACAACGACGTGGTGATGCGGACGGCGCCCGCGCCGCAGGGTCCATGGGCCCCGGAGCAGATGCTGGTGTCCGCGACGCAAATCCCCGGTGGTATCTATGCGCCGTTCTTGCACCCCTGGTCAACGGGCCGAGAGCTCTTCTACAACCTCTCGCTGTGGTCGGCCTACAACGTCATGCTGATGCACACGGTTCTGCCCTAG
- a CDS encoding MCE family protein, whose protein sequence is MSKLRKGRTALAVVLVLILVGGVLLRIAGHGNRIEVVGYFDNSTALFPGDDVRILGVPVGRVSAVEPHPDGVKIAFWFDGRYKVPADVKAAILSPMLVTGRAIALTPVYTGGPTMRDGAVIPRNRTAVPVEWDEVRVQLQRLTDLLKPTAPGGVSTLGSFINTTADNLRGQGGTIRETIIKLSQAMSVLGDHSGDIFATFKNLSILITALRGSSDVLGQLNQNLAAVTGLLADDPTKIGAAFADMNSVIGDVKDFVEDTGDTIGTTTEKLASLSTALTDSLDDIKQTLHIAPTTVANFTNIYEASNGAFTGALAVNNFANPISFLCGAIQAASRLGAEQSAKLCVQYLAPIIKNRQYNFLPIGENFLVGPQARPNEVTYSEDWMRPDFVPPAASTDPTAGLTGMMAPTGGGS, encoded by the coding sequence ATGAGCAAGTTGCGCAAGGGGCGTACCGCACTCGCGGTTGTCCTGGTCCTCATTCTGGTCGGCGGCGTGCTGCTGCGCATTGCCGGCCATGGAAACCGCATCGAGGTCGTCGGCTACTTCGACAACAGCACGGCGCTGTTCCCAGGTGACGACGTCCGCATCCTCGGTGTACCGGTGGGCCGGGTGAGCGCGGTCGAGCCGCATCCCGACGGGGTGAAGATCGCGTTCTGGTTCGATGGCAGATACAAGGTGCCGGCGGATGTGAAGGCGGCGATCCTCTCGCCGATGTTGGTCACCGGCCGCGCCATCGCGTTGACGCCGGTGTACACCGGCGGGCCAACGATGCGCGACGGTGCCGTCATCCCCCGCAACCGCACCGCGGTTCCGGTGGAGTGGGATGAGGTGCGCGTGCAACTGCAGCGCCTCACCGACCTGCTGAAACCGACTGCCCCGGGCGGGGTCAGCACACTGGGCTCGTTCATCAACACGACCGCGGACAACCTCCGCGGGCAGGGTGGCACGATACGCGAGACGATCATCAAACTGTCCCAGGCGATGTCAGTGCTCGGTGACCACAGCGGAGACATCTTCGCGACCTTCAAGAACCTGTCCATCCTCATCACCGCGTTGCGTGGCAGCAGTGATGTGCTGGGGCAGCTCAACCAGAACCTGGCCGCGGTCACCGGACTGCTCGCCGACGACCCGACGAAGATCGGTGCCGCCTTCGCCGACATGAACTCGGTCATCGGTGACGTCAAGGACTTCGTCGAGGACACCGGCGACACCATCGGGACCACCACCGAGAAGTTGGCGTCGCTCAGCACCGCGCTCACCGACAGCCTCGACGACATCAAACAAACCCTGCACATCGCGCCGACCACCGTCGCCAACTTCACCAACATCTACGAGGCATCCAACGGCGCCTTCACCGGCGCACTCGCTGTCAACAACTTCGCCAACCCGATCTCGTTCCTGTGTGGGGCAATTCAGGCAGCGTCGCGGCTGGGTGCCGAGCAGTCCGCGAAGCTGTGTGTGCAGTATCTGGCGCCCATCATCAAGAACCGCCAGTACAACTTCCTGCCGATCGGCGAGAACTTCCTGGTCGGTCCGCAGGCCCGCCCGAATGAGGTGACCTACAGCGAGGATTGGATGCGTCCGGACTTCGTGCCGCCAGCAGCGTCGACCGATCCGACGGCGGGACTGACCGGAATGATGGCCCCGACCGGTGGCGGGTCATGA
- a CDS encoding MCE family protein — MHLTRRMLIQLAVFAVIALTAIAVMGLHFLKLPAKWFGVGRYSVTMELPETGGLYSTGNVTYRGVEVGRVQSVRLSESGVDAVLSLKSGIDIPSNLRAEVHSQSAIGEQYVDLIPHDGTARPLKDGDVIPRDHTSVPPDINTLLDAANSGLQAIPRDNLKIAIDEAYAAVGGLGPQLSDIVKGSTTLAIDARTNLDPLVNLIDNAKPVMDSQVQTSAAIQAWASHIATVTGELKVHNDAVAGVIDQGGLVATNEQARNLIERLKPTLPVIVANLASIGQVAVTYQNDIEQLLVLLPHAVSEGQATFMANANTNQAYRGEYLSFNLNINLPPACTTGFLPAQQQRVPNLVDYPERPAGDLYCRTPQDSPFNVRGARNIPCETVPGKRAPTVKLCESDQNYVPLNDGYNWKGDPNATLSGQGIPDLPPGTPTVDVPPPALVAVSEYDPVTGLYVGPNGRQYTQSELAHPSKDGGTWQSMLLPGQP; from the coding sequence ATGCATCTGACCCGCCGAATGCTGATCCAGCTCGCGGTCTTCGCGGTCATCGCGTTGACCGCGATCGCGGTGATGGGCTTGCACTTTCTCAAGCTGCCGGCGAAATGGTTCGGGGTCGGCCGTTATAGCGTGACCATGGAGTTGCCGGAGACCGGCGGACTGTACAGCACCGGCAACGTCACCTACCGCGGCGTCGAGGTCGGCCGAGTCCAGTCAGTTCGTCTGAGCGAGAGCGGAGTTGACGCGGTCCTGTCCCTGAAGTCCGGCATCGACATCCCATCGAACCTCCGGGCGGAGGTGCACAGCCAGTCCGCGATCGGTGAACAGTACGTCGACCTCATCCCCCACGACGGCACCGCACGGCCGCTCAAGGATGGCGATGTCATCCCGCGCGATCACACTTCCGTGCCACCGGACATCAACACACTGCTCGACGCCGCCAATTCCGGTTTGCAGGCGATCCCACGGGACAACCTCAAGATCGCGATCGACGAAGCCTACGCGGCGGTCGGCGGCCTCGGTCCGCAACTATCCGACATCGTCAAGGGCTCAACAACATTGGCGATCGACGCACGCACCAACCTCGACCCACTGGTCAACCTGATCGACAACGCCAAACCGGTGATGGACTCCCAGGTGCAGACATCGGCCGCGATTCAAGCCTGGGCGTCGCACATCGCGACGGTCACCGGTGAACTGAAGGTCCACAACGACGCCGTCGCGGGGGTAATCGATCAGGGCGGCTTGGTCGCCACCAATGAGCAGGCCCGTAACCTCATCGAGCGGCTCAAGCCCACATTGCCGGTCATCGTCGCCAACCTCGCGAGCATCGGCCAGGTCGCCGTCACCTACCAGAACGACATCGAACAACTGCTCGTGCTGTTGCCGCACGCGGTCTCGGAGGGACAGGCCACCTTCATGGCCAACGCCAACACCAATCAGGCCTACCGTGGCGAGTATCTGTCGTTCAATCTCAACATCAACCTCCCACCGGCCTGTACCACCGGGTTCCTGCCGGCCCAGCAGCAGCGCGTCCCCAACCTGGTCGACTACCCGGAGCGGCCGGCCGGCGACCTGTACTGCCGTACCCCGCAGGACTCACCGTTCAATGTCCGTGGGGCACGCAACATTCCGTGTGAGACCGTGCCGGGTAAGCGCGCCCCGACGGTCAAGCTCTGCGAGAGCGACCAGAATTACGTGCCGCTCAACGACGGCTACAACTGGAAGGGCGACCCGAACGCGACACTGTCGGGACAAGGTATACCCGACCTACCGCCGGGCACCCCGACGGTCGACGTCCCCCCGCCGGCACTGGTTGCGGTCAGCGAATACGACCCCGTGACAGGCCTATACGTCGGCCCCAACGGGCGGCAGTACACCCAATCCGAATTGGCCCACCCTTCCAAAGACGGCGGCACCTGGCAGTCCATGCTGCTGCCCGGGCAACCCTGA
- a CDS encoding cutinase family protein — protein MSALLVVPVTPAASAADCPDAEVVFARGTDEPAGMGRVGDALVDALRKQAPGMNIDTYAVNYKAGKLQLHGGDGANDVISHIKQTVSSCPDTKIVLGGYSQGASVMDIVAGVPVGGIPWGSSLPPEYVKNIAAVATFGNVATRTNQALPTTSVLLGAKAIDLCNPGDPICHAGPGNEWSGHTEGYVPGYTNQAADFIATKLLAGVTQHMPGYGSLPGYAPTSPYGPDSSMSGSLPGYGPDTSLHGQQPQYPAETPGYSSQPTTPAPSSVAPAAPSPGGLV, from the coding sequence ATGAGCGCGCTGCTCGTCGTCCCCGTGACGCCCGCGGCGTCGGCCGCGGACTGCCCGGACGCCGAGGTTGTCTTCGCCCGCGGCACCGACGAGCCGGCGGGCATGGGCCGCGTCGGCGATGCCCTCGTCGACGCACTGCGCAAGCAGGCTCCCGGCATGAACATCGACACCTACGCGGTCAACTACAAGGCCGGCAAGTTGCAGCTGCACGGCGGTGACGGCGCCAACGATGTCATCTCCCACATCAAGCAGACCGTGTCCTCGTGCCCCGACACCAAGATCGTCCTCGGCGGTTACTCGCAAGGCGCCAGCGTGATGGACATCGTGGCCGGCGTTCCGGTGGGAGGCATCCCCTGGGGTAGCTCGCTGCCGCCGGAGTACGTCAAGAACATCGCGGCTGTCGCGACGTTCGGCAATGTGGCTACCCGCACGAACCAAGCGCTGCCGACCACGAGCGTCCTGCTTGGTGCCAAAGCGATCGACCTGTGCAACCCCGGCGACCCGATCTGTCACGCGGGGCCGGGTAACGAGTGGAGCGGGCACACCGAGGGCTACGTCCCCGGGTACACCAACCAGGCAGCGGATTTCATTGCAACCAAGCTGCTGGCCGGCGTGACCCAACACATGCCGGGCTACGGGTCCCTGCCCGGCTATGCCCCGACATCGCCCTACGGGCCGGACTCGTCGATGTCCGGGTCGCTGCCCGGGTACGGGCCGGACACGTCATTACACGGGCAGCAGCCGCAATACCCCGCGGAGACGCCGGGATACAGCTCGCAGCCGACGACACCAGCCCCGTCGTCAGTCGCGCCTGCTGCGCCGTCGCCTGGCGGACTGGTCTAG
- a CDS encoding MCE family protein: protein MKSFSERNPVILGAVGAVVIAGIVMGALNWQKLPFLNPGRNYTAYFAEAGGLFTGATVEVSGLPVGKVSAIELDGPQVLVTFRIDGDVHLGERTLASIKTKGLLGTKMLDVNPRGDGALTGPIPRDRTTSPYQLPDALGDLTTTISGLDTDELSQSLSTMAETFANTPPDLHQAVVGVARFADTLNKQDAQLRDLLTNAAKTTQVLAERTDQIVELVRQTNSLLIALNAQSAGLDQLWHNLSAVSQQLKAFIAENRAQLKPALEKLNGVLTIVDDRKGRVQEAIKRLNSYAMSLGESVSSGPFFKAYLANLFPGQFVQPFIDAAFSDLGVDPATLLPSLRTDPQVGQPGTPALPVPYPRTGQGGEPHLTLPDAITGNPGDPRYPYREPLPAPPPGGPPPGPPAQAPPGIASSPDPTHAPVYIPAPGEPGGAQ from the coding sequence GTGAAGTCTTTCTCCGAGCGCAACCCGGTTATCCTCGGGGCTGTCGGCGCAGTCGTCATCGCCGGAATCGTGATGGGCGCACTGAACTGGCAGAAGCTGCCGTTCCTCAACCCGGGCCGCAACTACACCGCGTACTTCGCTGAGGCGGGCGGCTTGTTCACCGGCGCCACGGTCGAGGTGTCGGGGCTACCGGTCGGCAAGGTATCCGCTATTGAGCTCGACGGTCCTCAGGTGTTGGTCACCTTCCGAATCGACGGCGATGTCCACCTCGGTGAGCGAACGCTGGCCTCGATCAAGACCAAAGGATTGCTCGGCACGAAGATGCTCGATGTCAACCCGAGGGGCGACGGCGCCCTGACCGGGCCGATCCCCCGGGACCGAACCACGTCGCCCTATCAACTACCCGACGCCTTGGGCGACCTGACCACCACGATCAGCGGGCTTGACACCGATGAACTTTCACAATCGTTGTCGACGATGGCCGAGACATTTGCCAACACTCCACCCGACCTCCATCAGGCCGTCGTCGGGGTGGCTCGGTTCGCCGACACCCTCAACAAGCAGGACGCTCAGCTGCGCGACCTGTTGACCAACGCCGCCAAGACCACTCAGGTGCTGGCCGAGCGCACCGATCAGATCGTCGAACTCGTGCGCCAGACGAATTCCCTGCTGATCGCGCTCAATGCGCAAAGCGCGGGCCTCGACCAGCTGTGGCACAACCTTTCCGCCGTCTCCCAGCAGCTCAAGGCTTTCATCGCCGAAAACCGTGCGCAGCTGAAGCCGGCTCTGGAGAAGCTCAATGGTGTGCTGACCATCGTCGACGACCGCAAGGGGCGCGTGCAGGAAGCGATCAAACGGCTCAACAGCTACGCGATGTCACTGGGCGAGTCGGTGTCATCGGGACCGTTCTTCAAGGCATACCTGGCCAATCTATTTCCCGGACAGTTCGTCCAGCCGTTCATCGACGCAGCGTTCTCCGATCTGGGTGTCGACCCGGCCACACTGTTGCCGTCCCTGCGCACCGACCCGCAGGTCGGCCAGCCGGGCACCCCGGCTCTGCCCGTCCCGTATCCGCGGACCGGTCAGGGTGGTGAACCTCATCTGACTCTGCCCGATGCGATCACCGGCAACCCGGGCGATCCGCGCTATCCCTACCGGGAGCCGCTCCCCGCGCCACCACCCGGCGGCCCGCCGCCAGGGCCGCCGGCGCAGGCGCCGCCCGGTATCGCCTCGAGTCCGGACCCGACGCACGCACCGGTATACATTCCCGCCCCCGGCGAGCCGGGAGGCGCCCAATGA
- a CDS encoding B12-binding domain-containing radical SAM protein, with product MANIVIVNPRFEVSYWGLEHALPLLGKKCNVPTACLPLLAALTPPEHHVTLVDENVEEIDFDMLAQADIVGLTGMIVQRQRMREILTELKARGVFVVVGGPWVSVQEDYFDGLADAIFIGEAETTWPQFLDDWKHGRHQYRYEQAERTDMTTVPVPRYDLLKTKNYVFGSVQFSRGCPFQCEFCDIIVTFGRKPRLKTSAQVIAELEAMRKANLSIGFIVDDNLIGNKAAVKVLLQDVHAWQEREGYPLQFFTEASLNLAEDEELMELMVAANVTVVFIGIESPNEDSLKEAKKYQNVKKGGTIVDRVRKVQDAGLEVWCGMIVGFDNDDTRIFKEQAEFINETDIMHAMVGMLAAIPKTPLHSRLNDEGRLDLDDQQTFGTNVIPLNMSRDELRDGYIGLMRDLYDPDSYFDRLESLYVTRKFDFGRSRNAYLRKRPWRRRQAQLFDGARAFGLFLLLMKNVPDAHLRQVYRRRMWKMVRSRPDPGVLFVSVVKCATHYHHYTMSREMSERRTLVNTF from the coding sequence ATGGCCAATATCGTCATCGTGAACCCTCGGTTCGAGGTGTCGTACTGGGGCTTGGAACACGCCCTTCCGCTGCTGGGCAAAAAGTGCAACGTCCCCACAGCCTGCCTGCCGCTGTTGGCTGCGTTGACGCCGCCGGAGCATCACGTCACGCTCGTCGACGAGAACGTCGAGGAGATCGACTTCGACATGCTGGCGCAGGCCGACATCGTCGGGCTCACCGGCATGATCGTTCAGCGCCAGCGCATGCGGGAGATCCTCACCGAACTCAAGGCCCGCGGCGTCTTCGTCGTCGTCGGCGGTCCGTGGGTCAGCGTGCAAGAGGACTACTTCGACGGACTGGCCGACGCCATCTTCATCGGTGAAGCCGAGACCACATGGCCCCAGTTCCTCGACGACTGGAAGCACGGACGCCACCAGTACCGCTACGAACAGGCCGAGCGCACCGACATGACGACGGTCCCGGTGCCGCGCTACGACCTTCTGAAGACCAAGAATTACGTGTTCGGCAGCGTCCAGTTCAGCCGCGGCTGTCCTTTTCAGTGCGAGTTCTGCGACATCATCGTCACCTTCGGCCGAAAGCCGAGGCTCAAGACCAGCGCACAGGTGATCGCCGAGCTCGAAGCGATGCGCAAGGCGAATCTGTCGATCGGCTTCATCGTCGACGACAACCTGATCGGCAACAAGGCCGCCGTGAAGGTTCTGCTGCAGGATGTCCATGCCTGGCAGGAGCGCGAGGGATATCCGCTGCAGTTCTTCACCGAGGCCTCGCTGAACCTCGCCGAGGACGAAGAGCTGATGGAATTGATGGTGGCCGCCAACGTCACGGTGGTCTTCATCGGCATCGAGAGTCCCAACGAGGATTCGTTGAAAGAGGCGAAGAAGTACCAGAACGTGAAGAAGGGCGGCACGATCGTCGATCGCGTCCGCAAGGTGCAGGACGCCGGCCTGGAAGTCTGGTGCGGCATGATTGTCGGCTTCGACAACGACGACACCCGAATCTTCAAGGAGCAAGCCGAATTCATCAATGAGACCGACATCATGCACGCCATGGTCGGCATGCTTGCCGCGATCCCCAAAACTCCACTGCATTCGCGGCTGAACGACGAAGGGCGCTTGGATCTTGACGACCAGCAGACTTTCGGCACCAATGTGATTCCGCTCAACATGAGCCGAGATGAGTTGCGCGACGGCTATATCGGCCTGATGCGCGATCTCTACGATCCCGATTCCTATTTCGATCGGCTCGAAAGCCTCTACGTCACACGCAAATTCGATTTCGGGCGGTCCCGAAACGCATATCTGCGTAAGCGTCCGTGGCGCCGTAGGCAAGCCCAGTTGTTCGACGGTGCACGGGCATTCGGTCTGTTCCTGTTACTGATGAAAAACGTGCCCGACGCGCACTTGCGCCAGGTCTACCGCCGTCGGATGTGGAAGATGGTTCGCAGCCGGCCGGACCCCGGCGTTCTCTTCGTCAGTGTCGTCAAGTGTGCAACCCACTATCACCACTACACGATGTCGCGCGAAATGTCCGAGCGTCGAACGCTGGTCAACACTTTCTAG